In Solidesulfovibrio carbinoliphilus subsp. oakridgensis, the sequence GCTCCTGGAGGCGGCCCGGGTAGACGGCCCGGCCGTCGGCGTCCACCGTGACCTCGGCGCCCGGGGCGAGCAGGCTGGCCGCCCCGGCCAGGCCCATGAGCGCCGGCACCCGGAACTCCCGGGCCACGTTGGCCAGATGGCCGGCCGCACCGCCCTTTTCCGTGACAATGGCCGCGGCCATGTGGATGACCGAGGCGAAGCGCGGCGGCGCCTCGATGCCGACCAGGACCCCGCCCCGGGGAAACCGCAGCAGGTCGGCCTCCCGCCGGACCACGAACACCGGGCCGCTGCCCACGCCCGGGCTGGCCGTGACCCCGCCGGCGGCGAGCGGCACGCCGGAGGCCCGGCGGTCGGCGGCGGCCGCCTCGGACGCCGGCAACTGGGCCAGTTCCCGGCACTGGAGGAACTGGACCCTGCCCGAGGCGTCGATGGCCCACTCCACGTCCACCGGACCGTCGTACATGGCCTCCAGCGCCACGGCCGCCCGGCCGAGCTCCAGGGCCTGCCCGTCGCTGATGCTCGGCTCGAAGGCCCTCTCCGTCAGTGTGTCCATGCGGCACACACCCTCGCCAGGCCCGCAGACGTAGATCTCGTCCTTCGCCCGGATATGGCGCTCGACCAGGGTCGGCGGCTCGCCCCGGCGGACCACGAACTCGTCCGTGGCCACGGACCCGTCCACCACCGATTTGGGCAGGCCGAACGCGCTGTGGATGTGCACGGCGTCGTCGCGGATATCGAGCGGATTTCGCGAATAGATGACCCCGCCGGCCACGGCGTCCACCATGGCCATGACCCCGACGCACATGGCCACGTCCTCGTCGGGGATACCGCGGTTGAGCCGGTAGGTCATGGCCTGCGGGCTGTATTTGCTGGCCAGGATCTCCTTGTAGGACTCCAGGATGTCGTCCGGGCCAACGTTCAATTTGGAGGAAAACTGGCCGGCGAAGGTCTGGCCCTCCTCGTCCTCGCCCAGGGCCGAACTGCGAAGCGACACCGGCACCGGCCGGCCGAAATGGGCGCAAAGCTCCCGGTAGGCCCCGAGGATGGCGGCGGCCACGTCGTCCGGCACCCGGGCATTGGTGATCTCGTGGCGGATCTGGGAACTGAGGATAAGCAGGTTGCGCTGGTCGTCGGGACCGGCCGACTGGAGCAGGCGGTAGATCTCGTCTTTCAGGTCGTTTTCCTCGATCACCCGGCGGTAGGCCCGGGCCGTGACCGCGAATCCGGGCGGCACGGGGAGCCCGGTGCGGCGCACGATCTCGCCAAGGCCCGCCATCTTGCCGCCCACCTGGTCGGCCTGGGCCCGGCCGGCTTTTTCCAGGGGGATGACCAGCTCCGTGGCCGTCTCCCCGGGCGCGGCCTGGCTTTGCAGACTCTCGCCGATGCCCTGCTGGATATCCTTGATGCGGGGATACAGGGCCGCGTACTTGCCCGGCGCGATGGCATTCAAGTGCTCCACGATCTTGTAGACATTGACCGAGGCGGCCGTGGAGTGGGCCTTGATAAAGGCCATGCCGAAGGCCCGGCGGCCGTGCAGCGCCTCCTCCATCTCGGACATGATCTCCAGGGCCTTCTTGTTGGCCGTCAGGAGCAGCTTGAAGTGGTGGTACCGCTTCTTGAATTCGGTCTGGATCTGCTCCTCGGTCAGGCCGTCCACTTTTTCCGGCTCCCGGCCGAAAAGCCCGGTCAGCGCGCGCTTGACTTTGTCGAACACGTTGCCTCCGCGTCGCCGGTCGGCCGGCAGGGTTTCGCCTGGCAGTTTCCTTTGGTTTGTACCGATTCGATACAAGGAAGGCAACGCGGGCGGGCGGCGGCCCGGATCGGCCGCACACTGTTCTTTACAGCTTACTGTAATTTACAGTAAGCTGCGAGAAACAGCTCGGGAGGAGCCCATGCCGCCGGAAAAGATCAAAGGATACCGCCATCTGCCCGCCTTTCTCCTGCTCGCCCTGGCCCACGGTCCCGGACACGGGGCCGCCGTCCACGCCCGGATGCAGGCCCTGCTGCCGCTTCGGGGCGTGGATTCGGGCGCGGTCTATCGGACGCTCGGCAGCCTGGAGGCCGACGGCCAGATCGTCGGGGAGTGGGACACGGCCGGCCCCGGCCCGGCCCGAAAGACCTACCGGCTGACCCCGGCCGGCTGGGACCGGCTCGATTTCTGGCGCGAGGACATCGCATACCGGGTCCGGCTCCTGGACATCTTTCTGGAAACCGCCCGCACCGTCCAGGCCGGCCGGCCGAAGGAGTAGCCATGGAGCAAGACACCCCAAGCCTCGGCGCCCTCTTCGGCGTCTTTTTCCGCCTCGGCGTCACCGGCTTCGGCGGGCCGGCCATGATCGCGGTCATCCGCGACCTGTCCGTCAACCGCCACCGCTGGGTGAGCGAGGAAGGCTTCCGCGACGGGCTGGTCCTGGCCCAGTCCATCCCCGGGGCCACGGCCATGCAGGTGGCGGCCTACATCGGCCTCGTCCGCCGGGGCGTGGCCGGAGCCCTGGCCGCCTACCTGGGCCTTGGCCTGCCGGCCTTTTTCCTGATGCTCGGCCTGTCCGCCTTCTACGCCAGGACCCAGTCCATCGCCTGGATGGTGTCGCTCATGCACGGCCTGTCCGTGGCCGTGGTGGCCCTCATCGGCTTCGCCGCCTGGACCTTTGCCCGGGTGTCCTGCCGGGAGGTCCGGGGGGCGGCCGTGGCCGGGGCCTCGGCCGTGGCCCTCGGCCTTGGCGTCAATCCGTTCCTGGTCATTGTGGGCGCGGCCGCGGCCGGCATGGCCCTGTACCGCGACCGCCAACCGGACGCCGCGCCCGTGCCGCCCGGCAACGCGCTTCGCCGGGGACTGGCCCAGTCCCTGCCGCTTTTCACCGCCCTGTGCCTGGTCATGGCCGCCACCTGGCTCTACAATCCGGGCCTCTTCGATCTGGCCCGGCTCATGCTCGGCATCAACTGCGTGTCGTTTTCCGGGGGATTCGCCGCCCTGCCGCTCATGTACCACCAGATCGTGGACGTGGCCGGCCAGATGCCGGGGCGGATGTTCATGGACGGCATCGCCCTCGGGCAGATCACCCCCGGGCCCATCAGCATCACGTCCACCTTTCTCGGCTACATGCTTTTCGGCCCGGTCGGCGCGGTGGTGGCCACCATCGCCATGTTCGCGCCGTCGTTTCTCATTCTCCTGACCGTGGCCCCGTCGTTTGCCGCCCTCAAGGGCTCCAGGCGTTTTTTCCGGGCCTCCCTCGGCATCGCGGCCAGCTTCGTCGGCCTTCTCGCCTATGTGACCTGGAAATTCTCCCTGGAAGCGACCTGGGGACCGGCCGCCGTGGCCCTTTTGGCCGTGTCCCTTCTGGCGCTGTGGCGGCGCATCGACATCCTCTACGTGGTCGGGTTCGCGGCCCTCTATTCGCTGCTGTTGCTCTGAAAGGCCGCCGGCGCCGCTCCGGTCCGCCGCCAGCCGTCGCCGCCGCCGGCCTTCTTGGCGGCGTACATGGCCGCGTCGGCCAGGCGCAAGAGAAGGCCGCCCCGGCCGGCGTCCTCCGGGAAAAGGGCCAGGCCCACGCTGGCCCCGAGCTGGCAGATGTGGCCGAGGACCGTGAACGGCTCGCGCATGGCCGCGACCATCTTCCCGGCAATGGCCTCGGCATTGGCCGGGTCGCCGACGCCCGGCGTCAGGGCCACGAACTCGTCGCCCCCGATCCGGGCCACGGTGTCGCTGCGGCGCACGCAGGCCACGAGCCGGCGGGCCGCCTCGGCCAGCACCTTGTCCCCCGCCTCGTGGCCGTAGTCGTCGTTGACACCCTTGAACCGGTCGAGGTCGATGAAATAGACCGCCACCCGCTCCCCCTGGCGCTCGGCCAGGGACAGGGTCTGGCGCAGCCGGTCCATGTAGAGTGCCCGGTTCGGGAGCCCCGTCAGGCCGTCGTGGAGCGACATGCGGGTGATGAGCTCCTCGGCCCGCCGACGCTCGGTGATGTCGTTTATGATGCCGTCGTAGGCGACAAGGGCCCCGGAGGCGTCGCGGTGGACGACCGGGGTGTTGCGCACGTAGCGGATGGAGCCGTCCTTGTGGATGATCCGGTGTTCGAAGGGCGCGGCCTCGCCGCACAGGACCTTTTCGGCATGGGCCAGCACGGCCCCGCGGTCCTCGTCCGGCACCATGGTCAGCCACAGCAGGGGGTTTTCCGCGTATTCCCCGGCCGTGTAGCCGGTCACGGCCACGCAGTTCGGGCCGTGGCTGGTGGCCACCGGCACGCCGTCCCGCACCGTCACCGTGTAGACGTAGTCCGTGACCGATTCCAGCAGCCGGCGGTAGCGTTCCTCGCTCTGGCGCAAGGCCTGCTCGGTCTCCAGGCACTCCCGGTGCTGCTCCTCGAGCTCGGCCACGCGACGGCTCAAAACCGCCAATTCGGCGGCAAGCTTCTTCCGGCTGCGGGAGTCGGCGTCCATGGAGTCCACCTCTCGCCGCCACCGTAGCCCAAAGGAAGGCGCTTGTCATGACTTCCCCCGCTTGCCAAGGCAAAATCCAAAGGGTACCAGTGGGCTGGACGCACAGACGCCCCGGAGCGAACCATGACGGTCGGAACCGAATACGCCGACGACCTCAAGCACGAACTGATGACGGAAATGGCGGACAATTTCTTCTCCCGCCGCCGCCGCCTCGACGAACGCCTGGAAGCCTACGCCGGGCTGCGGGAAAAAGTGGAACGCCAGGGCCGCCTCGCCCTGGCCCGGTGGCGCGCCTTCCGGGAGCTGCTCCTCGGCGGCGCCGAGGCCGATCGGTTCCTCGCCCGCCTCGGCTTCGATCCCGCCAGCCTGGCCGCCTTCCCGACCACCGCCTTCCAGCCGCGCCACCGCCGGCCCCTGGCCCTGACCGCCGCCGGCCGCTACCGCAAAGCCGTGGCCGCAGCCTACGAAACCCTGCGCCAGGAACTCGAAAACTACAACGAGGGCACCTTCGTCCCCGATCCCCGCGACCCCCGGCGCATGGCCCGGGTGCCCGGCTTCGACCACCTCCGGGAAACCGGCCGCGAACTCAACGACGAAATCGCCGCCGTCAACTCCTGCCAGTGCCCCTCGGACATGCTCCAGTTCGCCAAATCCCTCGACCCCGTGCGCCAACAGCAGGAACGCGCCTGCGGCGGCATCGGCGATGCCTGCCGCCTCGACGAGGCCCTGGCCTACCACCCCCTCGACCTCGACCACCCCGGCGTGCCCGTCCTCCCCACCCCCCCGCCCCTCGACACCATCGAGGACGAGCTGGAAGGACTGGCCGACCGGCTCTACGCCGCCGACCCGGCACGAGCCAAGGCCGCATTGGCCGCCGGGAAGTAAGGCGGACATGAAGATGCCTCCGGCGGCCGGGGGGGATCATCCCCCCCGGCCCCCCCGAACGGGGCGTGCGGAAACGGGTAATCCTTGAAGGGACGCAGGTGGGCGGAGCTTTTCTTTAAACGTCTGGAACGTAAAATTCCATCAGACTCGCCCCGTCCCCGGGGCGACGGGCCTGGGTGGCCGGAATCGGGTTGGCGTGCTGGCCGGCTTTGCGGCCAGTGTCGCCAACCCGATTCCGGCCACCCGTCACACCCCCGACCACGACCACCCCGCCACCCGCTTCCCCAACCCCCGCCCACCCGTTCGGGGGGTCCGGGGGGCGTGACGCCCCCCGGCCGCCGGAGGCATGCCTTTC encodes:
- a CDS encoding PEP/pyruvate-binding domain-containing protein, yielding MFDKVKRALTGLFGREPEKVDGLTEEQIQTEFKKRYHHFKLLLTANKKALEIMSEMEEALHGRRAFGMAFIKAHSTAASVNVYKIVEHLNAIAPGKYAALYPRIKDIQQGIGESLQSQAAPGETATELVIPLEKAGRAQADQVGGKMAGLGEIVRRTGLPVPPGFAVTARAYRRVIEENDLKDEIYRLLQSAGPDDQRNLLILSSQIRHEITNARVPDDVAAAILGAYRELCAHFGRPVPVSLRSSALGEDEEGQTFAGQFSSKLNVGPDDILESYKEILASKYSPQAMTYRLNRGIPDEDVAMCVGVMAMVDAVAGGVIYSRNPLDIRDDAVHIHSAFGLPKSVVDGSVATDEFVVRRGEPPTLVERHIRAKDEIYVCGPGEGVCRMDTLTERAFEPSISDGQALELGRAAVALEAMYDGPVDVEWAIDASGRVQFLQCRELAQLPASEAAAADRRASGVPLAAGGVTASPGVGSGPVFVVRREADLLRFPRGGVLVGIEAPPRFASVIHMAAAIVTEKGGAAGHLANVAREFRVPALMGLAGAASLLAPGAEVTVDADGRAVYPGRLQELLAEAAARQAPAPERQTPMHAILRRVMDRITPLYLLDPNIPEFAPENCRTLHDITRFCHEKSVTEMFAFGQDFHFSKRAAKQLKYKGTAMKWWFINLDDGFTHDVPGKYVQLEEICSIPVGALWDGIVAIPWQGPPPVDGRGLMSIIAQASTNPHLEAASHSSFAERNYFMVSRNYLCLSSRFGFHFCTVEALVGDRPQENYVSFQFKGGAAEFSRRRRRAEFVAEILEIHGFTVEVNEDASFARASGGAEPEMLRALTVIGYMLMHTRQLDMIMHNEPLVQSYKQKLLDDLVTVVGRPARERPACPVRPEDAGAETTV
- a CDS encoding PadR family transcriptional regulator, translating into MPPEKIKGYRHLPAFLLLALAHGPGHGAAVHARMQALLPLRGVDSGAVYRTLGSLEADGQIVGEWDTAGPGPARKTYRLTPAGWDRLDFWREDIAYRVRLLDIFLETARTVQAGRPKE
- the chrA gene encoding chromate efflux transporter; its protein translation is MEQDTPSLGALFGVFFRLGVTGFGGPAMIAVIRDLSVNRHRWVSEEGFRDGLVLAQSIPGATAMQVAAYIGLVRRGVAGALAAYLGLGLPAFFLMLGLSAFYARTQSIAWMVSLMHGLSVAVVALIGFAAWTFARVSCREVRGAAVAGASAVALGLGVNPFLVIVGAAAAGMALYRDRQPDAAPVPPGNALRRGLAQSLPLFTALCLVMAATWLYNPGLFDLARLMLGINCVSFSGGFAALPLMYHQIVDVAGQMPGRMFMDGIALGQITPGPISITSTFLGYMLFGPVGAVVATIAMFAPSFLILLTVAPSFAALKGSRRFFRASLGIAASFVGLLAYVTWKFSLEATWGPAAVALLAVSLLALWRRIDILYVVGFAALYSLLLL
- a CDS encoding diguanylate cyclase domain-containing protein, producing the protein MDADSRSRKKLAAELAVLSRRVAELEEQHRECLETEQALRQSEERYRRLLESVTDYVYTVTVRDGVPVATSHGPNCVAVTGYTAGEYAENPLLWLTMVPDEDRGAVLAHAEKVLCGEAAPFEHRIIHKDGSIRYVRNTPVVHRDASGALVAYDGIINDITERRRAEELITRMSLHDGLTGLPNRALYMDRLRQTLSLAERQGERVAVYFIDLDRFKGVNDDYGHEAGDKVLAEAARRLVACVRRSDTVARIGGDEFVALTPGVGDPANAEAIAGKMVAAMREPFTVLGHICQLGASVGLALFPEDAGRGGLLLRLADAAMYAAKKAGGGDGWRRTGAAPAAFQSNSSE